ACATCAATTGTATCGTGGTTGTTGAGGCAAAGTGTGCGCCACGCCTCGGCCGGGTGCTTACTGAAATCGGCCCCGCGCTCCTCAGGAAAAACTTTGTCGTTGAGTGCATATACAAACGGCGAATGCACACCGTGACGGTTTTTTGCATCGCGCTTGTATATGAGCCATGCTTTTGCCCTGAACCAACCCGACATTGCGCAGCCTTAATTTGACAACACGGTGAATTCCGTGCGGCGGTTAATCTGCCTGTTCTCCGGCGTATCGTTAGCTACTTTCGGCTTGGTATCGCCGTAGCCTTTGCTCACTAAGCGCGACGCATGAATGCCGCCTTTTACGAGATAATCGAGCACGGCTTTGGCGCGGTTTTGCGAAAGGGTAAGATTGGCCGCCGAAGCACCCACATTGTCGGTATGTCCGCCAAGTTCAATGCGCATATTCGGGTTGGCATTGAGGAATGCAATAAGTTTATCCAGCTCGGCTTTCGATTCGGGACGCAAATCAAACTTGCCGGTTTCAAAGAATACGTTCTTCAGTTCAACCGTACCGCCCACTTCAATGGGTTGCATGGGCACATCGCGCTGCACCGGCTTTCCGGCTTCGGCAGCTGCTTTGAGCTGGAAGGTTTCGGAGAAAAATAAATAGCCCGCACTGCTTACATTGAGTGCGTAATTTTTATTTACCGGAATACACACCAGAAATTCGCCCGACACCGGATCCGAAACCGACGATGCAACAGTAATGCCTGTTTCCAGATCAATAAGCTCAAACGCAGCGCCAAGCGGCTTGCTGTTGCGCTTATTGTACACTTTACCTTTCATGTAGGTCACCTGCACGGGCTGCGCGGTTTTGGGCAGTTCAAACATGTAAATATCTTCGCAACCCAGCGTACCCGCGCGATCTGACGAAAAATAAGCGTAGTTACCTTTGCTGTTTACAATAAGTCCGCTTTCGTCTTTGAATGTGTTTATGGGATAACCGAGGTTTTCAGGCTTGCCCCAGTTTCCGTCGGGCATGCGGCGCGATACATAAAGATCAAGTCCGCCCATGCCGATGTGGCCGCTGGATGCGAAGTAAAGTGTCTGGTTATCGGGATGGATGAACACACCTTCTTCACGGCCGGGGGTGTTTATTACCTCGCCGAGATTGACAGGCTGCGTCCATGTGTTATCGGGCTGCAGCTGGCTCATCCAGATGTCGCCGTCGCCATAGCCGCCGGGTCGGTTGCTTACGAAGTAAAGTGTTTTCCCGTCAGACGAAAACGAAGGTTGTGATTCCCAATGGCGGGTGTTGAGTGGCGCGCCCACGTTGGTGGCGCGTGTCCACTGTCCGTTTACTTTTTTGGTAAAGAAAATATCACAGCTCCCGAAACCCATGCGGCCATTGCCGTAATCGCCGTATTCTTCGCAGGCTGCAAAAAAGAGGAAACGTCCGTCGGGCGAGAGGCTGGGGGCACCTTCATTGCGGTCAGAATTTACCATCGGGCTGAGGCCTGTGGCCACACTCCACTCGCCGCCGTTGTTGCGGTAGCTCACAAAGAAATCTTCCTGGCTCACGCGCATCACGCCGTTTTCATCGGCACGGCGGCTGTTGCGGGTAAAAAGGAACATGGATTCATCGGCCGTAATGTTGGGGAAGTATTCGCAATCGGCCCCGTTAATTCCGTTGCCGGCATTAACAGGATTGAACGGCACCGGTGTTTTCATGGCCTGTTCGGCAAAGTTGCAGGAAGCAATACCGTTTTCGGCTTTGTCGAAATACGATTGCTTTACCCCCGGCGGCTTACGGTTTATGAATTCCTGAAAATGCCTGCGTGCATCAGCATAGCGGCCCACTTTCATTTCTATGGTGGCGCAGTCGAAATAGCTGTAC
This genomic stretch from Bacteroidota bacterium harbors:
- a CDS encoding PD40 domain-containing protein, translated to MVKHLFILLLAVAGIFTSCRAQPLSTTNKKAEKAFRLAQQYRDAYKYEDALKEIAKAVEADPTFAEPYILKANIHGERRQWAECADAFNKAFAVNPNVSSYSYFDCATIEMKVGRYADARRHFQEFINRKPPGVKQSYFDKAENGIASCNFAEQAMKTPVPFNPVNAGNGINGADCEYFPNITADESMFLFTRNSRRADENGVMRVSQEDFFVSYRNNGGEWSVATGLSPMVNSDRNEGAPSLSPDGRFLFFAACEEYGDYGNGRMGFGSCDIFFTKKVNGQWTRATNVGAPLNTRHWESQPSFSSDGKTLYFVSNRPGGYGDGDIWMSQLQPDNTWTQPVNLGEVINTPGREEGVFIHPDNQTLYFASSGHIGMGGLDLYVSRRMPDGNWGKPENLGYPINTFKDESGLIVNSKGNYAYFSSDRAGTLGCEDIYMFELPKTAQPVQVTYMKGKVYNKRNSKPLGAAFELIDLETGITVASSVSDPVSGEFLVCIPVNKNYALNVSSAGYLFFSETFQLKAAAEAGKPVQRDVPMQPIEVGGTVELKNVFFETGKFDLRPESKAELDKLIAFLNANPNMRIELGGHTDNVGASAANLTLSQNRAKAVLDYLVKGGIHASRLVSKGYGDTKPKVANDTPENRQINRRTEFTVLSN